In Flavivirga abyssicola, the following are encoded in one genomic region:
- a CDS encoding carboxylesterase family protein: MKTFKNLFLLITVFVLGIISTQAQTTEEDNLLAIKRHRQAAKNVLEIAKEFEAKTYANNNNETLVYRLLKPLNYDSNKKYPLVVCLSGSGGRGTDNIKQISGCWPSQILSKPENRENYPCFLFVPQCPPNLNWGISSNINQIESLVFDVIKNIEDEYSVDVDRLYVTGQSMGGFGTWHYILTHPKMFAAAIPICGRGNPELAHKIVDVPIWAFHGAEDSAVSVDYSRRMIKSIKKLGGRPLYTEFENVGHISWPLAYDTPGLLEWLFKQKLDRK, encoded by the coding sequence ATGAAAACGTTTAAGAATCTATTTCTATTAATAACAGTTTTTGTTTTAGGGATAATAAGCACTCAAGCGCAAACTACCGAAGAAGATAATCTTTTGGCTATAAAGCGCCATAGGCAAGCAGCTAAAAATGTTTTAGAGATTGCTAAAGAATTTGAAGCTAAAACCTATGCCAATAATAACAACGAGACTTTAGTTTATCGTTTACTTAAACCTTTAAATTATGATTCCAATAAAAAATATCCTTTAGTTGTATGCCTTTCCGGTAGTGGGGGACGCGGTACTGATAATATAAAGCAAATTTCAGGTTGTTGGCCTTCTCAAATTTTGTCTAAGCCTGAAAATAGAGAAAATTATCCTTGTTTTCTTTTTGTACCTCAATGCCCACCAAATTTAAATTGGGGAATATCTTCTAATATCAATCAAATAGAATCATTAGTTTTTGATGTTATTAAAAACATTGAAGACGAATATTCCGTAGATGTAGATAGATTATATGTTACTGGACAATCTATGGGAGGCTTTGGTACCTGGCATTATATTTTAACGCATCCAAAAATGTTTGCAGCGGCTATTCCTATTTGTGGAAGAGGCAATCCAGAATTGGCTCATAAAATTGTTGATGTCCCAATATGGGCTTTTCATGGAGCCGAAGATTCAGCTGTATCGGTTGATTACTCAAGACGTATGATTAAATCCATTAAAAAATTAGGAGGAAGACCATTATATACAGAGTTTGAAAATGTTGGGCATATTAGCTGGCCTCTTGCCTATGACACACCAGGTTTACTGGAATGGTTATTTAAGCAAAAACTTGATAGAAAATAA
- a CDS encoding DUF3078 domain-containing protein, whose protein sequence is MKTISLVSFCFFFQLISAQPDSLFLQKKKKKEESPQWIQKNKATVDLSQVSFTNWNSGGSNSISGLLGLNSSANYRDKYFSWRNDVSIRYGINKQESRELRKTDDLFELTSNIGYKSNNLSNWFYSARLNFKTQLTNGYNYPNKEVPISRLMAPGYLFFGGGMEYGKDIEELSFYFSPITLKATFVLDEDLANAGSFGVTPAVLDADGNIITPGERLREEVGILMTNSYEMEVANNINMKHVVSLYSDYVNNFGNVDLDWRIDFNFKVNNFIRATLGSHLKYDDDVKTKEPSEIEGEFDEAGAKVQWKQILGVGFAVDF, encoded by the coding sequence ATGAAAACCATATCCTTAGTCTCTTTTTGTTTCTTTTTTCAATTAATTTCTGCACAGCCAGATTCACTTTTTTTACAAAAAAAGAAGAAAAAAGAAGAAAGCCCCCAATGGATTCAAAAAAATAAAGCTACAGTAGATTTAAGTCAGGTTTCATTTACTAATTGGAACTCTGGTGGTAGTAATTCAATATCTGGTCTTTTAGGATTAAATTCTTCTGCAAATTATAGAGATAAATATTTTTCATGGAGAAATGATGTATCTATACGTTATGGAATAAATAAGCAAGAGTCTAGGGAGTTAAGAAAAACGGACGATTTGTTCGAACTTACTTCCAATATTGGTTATAAATCTAATAACTTATCAAACTGGTTTTATTCAGCAAGGCTTAATTTTAAAACACAACTTACTAATGGGTATAATTACCCAAATAAAGAAGTGCCGATTTCCAGATTAATGGCACCAGGATATTTGTTTTTTGGTGGCGGTATGGAATACGGAAAAGATATTGAAGAATTATCATTTTATTTTTCCCCAATAACTTTAAAAGCAACTTTTGTATTAGATGAAGATTTGGCTAATGCTGGTTCTTTTGGAGTTACGCCTGCTGTGTTAGATGCAGATGGAAATATTATTACGCCTGGGGAACGTTTGCGGGAAGAAGTAGGTATTTTAATGACTAATAGTTACGAAATGGAAGTCGCTAATAACATAAACATGAAGCATGTAGTGAGCTTGTATTCTGATTATGTAAACAATTTTGGAAATGTAGACTTAGATTGGAGAATCGATTTTAATTTTAAAGTGAATAATTTTATAAGAGCTACTTTGGGTTCCCATTTAAAATATGACGATGACGTAAAAACAAAAGAACCTTCAGAGATTGAAGGAGAGTTTGATGAAGCTGGGGCAAAAGTTCAGTGGAAACAAATTTTAGGCGTTGGATTTGCTGTAGATTTTTAA